The following DNA comes from Cetobacterium sp. ZOR0034.
CTCTTCCTTCTTTTACTATTAAGCTCGGATTTGTAGTTACACCACAAATCACCCCCATATCATTAGCTTCTCTTATTTCATTTACATTCGCTGTATCTATAAATATCTTCATATTTTTTCTCCTATAAACTTTTTAATTTAAATAAAAGCTCATTTAACTCCAAATCTCTTTTAAAAGTATTTAAATTTAATGTTTTATCTATCAATACAAATTCAATGTCATAATAATCAGCAAAATCTCTAAGTGTTTCAACACTCACATCATAAGTCATGGCAGTATGGTGCGCTCCTCCAGCAATAATCCATGCTTCAGACGCAGCTTCTAAAGATGGTTCCGGTCGCCACATAACTCTCGCTACCGGTAAGTTTGGCATATCTCCTACAGGTTTTACCGCATTACAAACATTTGCTATAAGTCTATATCTTCCCTCTAATTCTATCAAACTTACTTGAATTGCTTTTCCTGTCTTCCCAGAAAATACAATTCTTGCAGGATCTTCTTTTCCACCAATCCCTAGATGATGAACTTCTATCGATGGTTTCCCTTCTGCAATAGATGGACATACCTCTAACATATGTGATCCTAAAACTAAACTTTCATTATTTATATGATATGTATAATCTTCCATAAAACTTGTTTTACTATTTTCCCCAACCATATTTTTTAGAATTGAAACCATTGCTGCCGTTTTCCAATCTCCCTCTCCTCCGAAACCATATCCATCCATCATTAAGTTTTGTGTTGCAAGCCCTGGAAGTTGATTCATTCCATGTAAGTCTTCAAATGTATCTGTGAACGCCATACACCCTCTATCTTTTAAGAATTTTTTCATGGCTATATTTAATTTTGCTTGATATTTAATTGACTCTAGTTTATCAGTATCTACCGTATATCTATTTTCATACTCTTTTAACTGCTCATCTAATTCTCTTTCTGTAACTGCTTCTATATATCTAACTAAATCTCCTACTGGCCATGTGTTGATCTCCCATCCAAATTTCATTTGTGCACTTACTTTATTACCCTCTGTTACTGCAACATTTCTCATATTATCTCCAAATCTACAAACTTTTAAGCTGTTTGAAAATCCAATTCCTTTACAAAGTGTCATCCAATTATCTACTCTTTCTAAAGTATGAGAATCCTTCCAATACCCATGTATAACTTTTCTTTTTGTTTTTAAATTAGCATGAATAAATCCGTGCTCTCTATCCCCGTGAGCAGCTTGATTTAAATTCATAAAATCCATATCTATTTCATTTAAAGGAATTTCACTGTGATATTGCGTATGAAAATGAAGTAGCGGTTTATTCAGTTGTTTCAATCCATTTATCCACATTTTAGACGGAGAAAATGTATGCATCCAAGTTATAACTCCTCCACATTTGTTATTGAAATTCACTTCTTTCAATAAATTTTCAATCTCTTCAGAGGTCGTAACAATCCCTTTATTTATTATTTCTAATCCCAATCTCTTTGAATTATTCATATAATCTATAATTTCTTCGACTTGCTTCGCCACCTGTTTCAGTGCCTCTTCTCCATAAAGATGTTGACTTCCTGTTACAAACCAAATTTTCATTGTAGCCTCCTAGTTATTTTTAATTTAATATTTTTCTGATATCCATTATTTTTGTCCATAGTAGGCATTTTTTCCATGCTTCCTATTAAAATGTTTATTTTGTAAAACTTTATTTATCGAATCTATTTTTGGATTTAAATCTTCCGTATATTTCGCCATATAAGCAATCTCTTCTAAAACTATAGCCGTGTCAACACTATCGCTAGCTGAAGTCCCCCAAGTAAATGGTCCATGACTTGAAACTAATACTGCTTTATTTTTTAAAAAATCCTTACCTTTTAAGGTTTCTACAATAACCTTTCCCGTATTCTCTTCATAATCTGACGTTATCTCTTCTTCACTCATATCTCTTGAACAAGGTATATATCCCTGAAAATAATCTGCATGAGTTGTTCCGTAATTTGGAATCTCTCTTTTACTTTGAGCCCAAATTGTTGCCCATTTCGAATGCGTGTGACAAACTCCGTCTACATTTGAAGCAGCCTTGTATATTTCTAAATGAGTTTTATAATCTGATGACGGTTTTAAATCTCCCTCTATAATATTTCCTTGCATATCACAAACTACCATCTTATCAGGAGTAAGCAAGTCATAATCAACACCACTTGGTTTTATAACCATATG
Coding sequences within:
- a CDS encoding transaldolase family protein; this encodes MKIFIDTANVNEIREANDMGVICGVTTNPSLIVKEGR
- the araA gene encoding L-arabinose isomerase, translated to MKIWFVTGSQHLYGEEALKQVAKQVEEIIDYMNNSKRLGLEIINKGIVTTSEEIENLLKEVNFNNKCGGVITWMHTFSPSKMWINGLKQLNKPLLHFHTQYHSEIPLNEIDMDFMNLNQAAHGDREHGFIHANLKTKRKVIHGYWKDSHTLERVDNWMTLCKGIGFSNSLKVCRFGDNMRNVAVTEGNKVSAQMKFGWEINTWPVGDLVRYIEAVTERELDEQLKEYENRYTVDTDKLESIKYQAKLNIAMKKFLKDRGCMAFTDTFEDLHGMNQLPGLATQNLMMDGYGFGGEGDWKTAAMVSILKNMVGENSKTSFMEDYTYHINNESLVLGSHMLEVCPSIAEGKPSIEVHHLGIGGKEDPARIVFSGKTGKAIQVSLIELEGRYRLIANVCNAVKPVGDMPNLPVARVMWRPEPSLEAASEAWIIAGGAHHTAMTYDVSVETLRDFADYYDIEFVLIDKTLNLNTFKRDLELNELLFKLKSL
- the araD gene encoding L-ribulose-5-phosphate 4-epimerase AraD — its product is MLEELKKQVYEANMRLKDEKLIIFTWGNVSGVTQDRKHMVIKPSGVDYDLLTPDKMVVCDMQGNIIEGDLKPSSDYKTHLEIYKAASNVDGVCHTHSKWATIWAQSKREIPNYGTTHADYFQGYIPCSRDMSEEEITSDYEENTGKVIVETLKGKDFLKNKAVLVSSHGPFTWGTSASDSVDTAIVLEEIAYMAKYTEDLNPKIDSINKVLQNKHFNRKHGKNAYYGQK